DNA sequence from the Myxococcaceae bacterium JPH2 genome:
CCTGGCCCACGACCTTCACTTCCCACGCGAGGTTGAGCTTGCCCGCCTCGCTGCGCACGTACACCAGACGGGGCTCGCCCTTCACGGACAGGCCCGAGCCCACCGTGGAGCGCAGCGCCGCGGCGGACGCGCCGCTGCTGGCAACGCGCGGCTGCGACGACACCTTCTCGCCGTCACGCGCTGAGCCGTTCGCCATGTACACCGTGCCATCCGCGCGAACGTGGACGATGAGGTCGCCGCCGATGACCTCCAGGCCGTCCTTCGTCTGCTGATAGCGCAGGTGCTGGTTGCCCTGCGCGTCGGTGTGAGACTTGCGGAACACCATGTCCTGCGCGCGCAGCCGGAAGGCCGGCGCCACCATCGACACCACGGGGGCCGCGGCCTGGCCCACCGACAGCACCGACAGCGTCCGCTCCACGCGGCCCAGCTCGCCCCGGATGGTGTCCGGGATGCCGTCCGGGTGCACACCCAGCACCTGGGCGCCACCGAGCGCCTCCAGGGTCGACTGGATGTCCTGGCCCGCCACCTTCTCCTGAGACGGAGACTGAGGAGCCGGGGTCTCGTTACCACCACCGGTCTGGTCCGCTGCACCGCAGGCCGCGAGGGAAACTCCCAGCCAAGCTGCGCCAAACGTCTTCAAAACTCGATGAGCCAACGCAATACCTCCGTGAAGAACGGCCCCCAAGTCCTGACACACCTGGAAACAGTAGATCAACTGATTTTTAGACAAAGTCGCTTTAAACACTCTCTCCCACATTGCATGAATCATGACACTTTCACGAATTGCATGACTTGATTGATTTTCCGTGAAGTGTTTCAGGTGATTTCCAGTGGACGTGAAGCCCGCCGAGCGGATGTATCACCTGTCACATGGGACACAGGGACTGCGCGTGGGACGGTCTGGGTTGATGCCAGGAATGACGGCGACACGACGCATCAGGAGCGCTCGGGGCACGTGGATGTCCCTGCTGGGACTGCTGTGCACACTCGCGGCGTGCGCCCATCGACAGGAAGTGACGCTGCCCTCGGTGCCGCCGCCGCCGCTGCTCACCGCTTCGCAGGTGGCGGGTCTGATTCCTGGCACCGTGAAGGACCGCGAGGGTTGGGCCACGGATGTCCTCGCGGCGCTGGAGCAGGAGGCGATTCCGCCTTCGCCTCCGGCGGTCTGTTCGGTCCTGGCAATCATCGAGCAGGAGTCAGGCTTCCAGGCGGATCCCGCGGTGCCGGGGCTGGCGCGCCTGGTGCGCCAGCGCCTGGATGCGGAGGCCGGGAGGTTGGGGCCGCTGGGCAAGCGCCTGCTGTCGGAGGTGCTGGCCGCGAAGGCCCCGGGACAGACGCGCTCGTTCGACGCGCGGCTCGGCGCCCTGCGCACGGAGCGAGACCTGGACCGCCTCTTCCGAGACATGCTCGCGTACGGGGAGCAGACGTATCCGAAGACGTTCGCGGCGGCGGACCTGGCCAGCAGCCTGTTGCGCGCGCAGAAGCTGGAGGACCTCAATCCCATCACCACCGCGGGCTCGATGCAGGTGAGCGTGCAATACGCGCTGGAGAAGGCGGGCGAGGACGCGGACCCCGTGGCGGTCCGCGAGTCGCTCTACACGCGCGCGGGCGGCGTGCGCTACGGCACGGCGCGCCTGCTGGGCTTCGACGCCGCGTACCCCGAGCCCCTCTTCCGTTTCGCGGACTACAACGCGGGCTTCTATGCCTCGCGCAACGCGGCGCTCCAGTCCCAGGTGAGTCAGCTCACGGGGCTTGGGCTCGCGACCGATGGCGACCTCCAGCTCTATGACAAACAAGGCGAGCCGCGCGACGAGGACAGCCAGAGCCTGCGCGCCCTGCTCGTCTTCCGACAGCGCTTCGCGCCGGACCTCTCCGAGCGACAGGTGCGCCGCGACGTGCGCGCGGAGAAGACGCTGGACCTCGAGTCCACCGACACGTGGCGGGCCGTGAAGCGCGCCGCGGCGAGGCGGACAGGAGAGACGCCCGCCTACGCCCAGCTCCCCGAGGTGACGCTGAAGAGCCCCAAGCTGCGCTCGGAGCGCACCACCGCGTGGTTCGCGCGCTCGGTCGACACGCGCTACCAGAAGTGCCTGACCCGCTACCACGCACAGGAGCGGGCCGGCACCCCTTGAAGCCAGACGACTACGGCGTGGTGAAGGTGGCGCTGAACGTGTCCGCCGTGAAGATGGGCAGCAGCTCCCCGGAGGTGTTGGGCGCGCGCCACGGTTCATAGTGGGGCGAGCCATCCGCGATGAGCCGGACGTAGTACGTGCTGCCCGGCTCCAGCGTGTTGGGCGGCACGCGGAACTGGGTGGCCGAGCCCGGCACGATGATGCGCAGACGCACCTGCGGATAGTCCATGCCGGACAGCTTGTAGAACGACGCACGGTAGGCCGTGGGCGTGCCCATCACGGGCGACTGCCACGCGAACACGGGGCTGGTGGCCCCCACGGCGCGCGGCACATATGCGTTCACGCCATCGATGGTCAGCTCGCGCGGGGGCGAGATGCGCGGCACCACCGGCCCCGCGATCAAATTGTCCAAGGTGTCGATGACGCCCAGGCTGCCACTCGGGAAGTACACCAGCCCGGAGTCCGTGGTGACGGGCGTAGACGCCCGGAACGAGTAGGTGGCGGACCCGAGGACACCCCAACTGGACGGATAGGGATTGCCGTAGGACAGCCGGCGCGCCACGTCCCACGACGCCCCGCGCGGCATCGTCAGGGTCATCAGCTCCCCTGTGTAACCCACCCAGCCATCCTGGAGGCCGTGCGCCACGGGATAGACACTGAGCAGCGGGATGGACGCGGTGGCCTGCGGGTTCACCGCCGAGGTCCACTGGGTGAACGCGGGCAGCCGCCACTCGACGGAGAAGTCGTTCTGGGGAACCGCCTGCATCACCCCCGTCACCGGCATGGGCGTGGTGCCATCCGGCGCGAAGGAGAAGGTCCCCATCCGCACGCTGCTCACCACGGACGTGTACGCGAGGGGCCCTCCATCCGGCATCGTGCCCGCGTCGAGCGTGTTGAGCTGATTGACATACAGCCGGTCGCCCTTGTCCGCGTCGAAGACGGGCAGCGTGTAGCCGGTGTTGCTGTAGATGTGGCCATCGCGGCTGAGCACGAACGTCTGGCCCGCGACCGGCGTGTCCATGCCGAAGTCGGACGGGGCATACAGGTCGACGTCACCCGACGTGAGCTGCACCGAGGTGCCCGGCGCGTTGATCGAGCGGTAGTCCTGCCACGGCTCCATGTTGACCAGGTTCACCTGGGCCGGCGAGTCACTGAACGCGGAGTAGACCGCGTCCGAGCGCCCCACCCGGTTCACGCCCAGGTCCACGTGCGTGGCGTCCCCCAGGAGATAGAGGCTCCCCGTGCGCAGGTAGTGCGCGCCCGAGGGCACGCCGGTGAAGCGCACGCCACCGCCCTCCACCGCCGTGCCCGTCATGCGCGTGAAGCCCACGCCATCGGGGATGAGCAGCTCCACCGACTCGGGCGCCACGGTCTCCTGCCGCAGGGCCACGCCCACCGCGGTGTGGAAGCGCGTGGTGCGCGTCACCAGCACCGTGCCCCCCTCGGGCACCCCCGCGTCCATCTCCCCGCAGCCGGGCAGCAGCGGAACACCCTCCACCTGCGCGGGGTTCCCATCCGCGTTCAGCGTGGCCTCTCCGCCCGCGGGCCCGTTCTCCAGCCCCGGGTCTCCTTCCGCGCAGCCCAGCCACGCGGCACACAGCGACACCATCCCCCACGACAACCGACGCAACGACATGCAACCTCCAGGAAAGGAAGAACACGCCTCGCGGGGCACGACGGACCCACGAGGCTCGCGAGCAAAGACGTACTCGCGAGCCTTTCCTGAGATGCAAAATGAACAGTCCTTCGTCTGGGAATGAAGGACTGTTCAGGACCTAACGGGCCGGGGCCGGGGCGAAGCGCTTGTCAGCGAGCTTCATCTCGGTGACGGGGCCGTACTTGCGCGCCAGCTCGCGGATGTCAGCGGCCTTGCCCACCAGGACGAAGGTGAGGTTCTCGGGCGCGGGCAGCACGCGCTGGAGGACGGTGCGCACGCCGTCGCGGGTGGAGGCGGAGATGGCGGCGGCGAAACCATCCACGTCGTCATGGTCGAGCCCATAGAAAGACAGCTCGGCCAGCTTGGTGGCCACGGCGAGCCCCATCTCCAGCTTGGGCGGGAACTGCCCCAGCACGTAGGCCTGGGCGGACGCGAGCGTGGCGTCATCCATGCCCGTCTGGCGATAGCGGGCGAGGATGTCCAGGGCCAGGTCGATGGCGCGGCCCGTGGTCTCCGTCTTCGTGTACGAGGAGATGACCAGCGGCCCCGGCTGCGTGCCCGGGAACGAGATGGACCGGGCGCCATACGTGAGGCCGGTCTTCACGCGCAGCTCGCTGTTGAGCAGCGAGGTGAAGCGCCCACCCAGCACGGTGTTCCCCAGCTCCAGCGCGACGCGGTCCGCGTCCGTGCGGGAGATGCCCGTGTTGCCAATCCAGAAGTACGTCTGCGTGGCGTCCGGCTTGTCCACCAGCAGCACGCGGCGACCCTTCGTGGGCGCCGTGGCCGCCACCGTGGGCGCCGGCTGTCCCGCGCGAGCCCAGCCGCCGAGCGCGGCCTCCAGCTTCGCGGCGAGCGCGCGCGCATCGAAGTCACCCACCACGGAGAGCACCAGCCGGTCCCCGCCCAGGTGCGCCTTGGCCCAGCCCTGCACGTCCTCGCGGGTGAGCGCGGCCAGCGACGCCTCCGAGCCTCCCACTGGATTGCCATACGGGTGCCCCGCGAAGTGGAAGGCATTAAAGTACGTGCCCACCACGTTGCGCAGGTCGCCGTCCTTGTTGGACGCAATCTCAGACACCATGCGCTCGCGCGTCTTCTCCAGCTCCTTCGCGTCGAAGCGCGGCCGGGTGAGCAGGTCCGAGAGCAGCTCCACCATCAGGCCGGTGTCGCGCGCCAGGAACTCACCCGAGAGGATGACCGCCTCGCGGCCGGCGACGACCTCCATCTGTCCGCCCACGCCCTCCATCGCCTCGGCGAACTGGCGGGCATCGCGCGCGCCAGCGCCCTTCTGGAGCAGCTCGGCGGTGAGCGCGGAGAGGCCCTCCTTGCCGGCCGGGTCGGTGATGGCGCCGCCCTTCAGCCACGCGCTGAAGGACACGAGCGGCAGCTCGCGCCGCTCCACGAGGATGAGCTTCGCGCCGTTCTTCAGCGTGACGATGGTGGCCTGGGGCAGCTTCACGCCCGAGCGGGCCGCGGGCGCGGACGTCGCGGGCGCGGACGCGGCGGGGGCCATGGCCCAGGTGGGCAGCGAGCCGAGCAGCAGCGCGGCGAGGACGGGCTTCAAGCAAGTCGAGGGGTTCATCGCGCGGCGTCCTTCGCGGCCGGAGTGGAGGCTTCCTGCGTATCGGTGGGCACCAGCCAGCCCACGGTGCGGCGCTGCGAATCGAAGATGCGCGCGGCCACCTTCTTCACCTGCTCGCGCGTCACCTTCTCGTAGCGCGCGGGCGCGTCGAACAGCTGGCGGTAGTCGCCTCGGAACGTTTCGGTGGCGCCCAGCTCGCGGGCACGGCCATCGTTGGTCTCCAGGCCACGCCAGAAGGTGGCCAGGGCGATGTTGCGCGCCTTGCGCAGCTCGGCGTCCGTGACGCCCTCACGCGCCACGCGCGCCAGCTCCTCCGTGGCGAGCGCCTCGGCCTTCGCGAGGTCTCCACCGGGCGGGACATCCACGAGCAGCCACACCAGCGAGGGGTCGAACCCGCCGGAGAACGAGCCGCGCACGCGAATGGCCGCGCGCTCCTCCTCCACCAGCCGCCGATGCAGGCGCGACGAGTCACCGTCCGAGAGGATGCGCACGAGCAGGTCGAGCGCCTCCGAGTCCGCGTCCTTGGCGGCGAGCCCGTGGTACGCGAGCTGGAGCAGCGGAGACTGCGCGAACTTCTTCACCACCACGCGGCGCTCCCCCTGCTGCTCGGGCTCCTTCGTGCGCACGGGCTCGGGCGCGGGCTGCGCGGGGATGGGCTCCAGCGTCTTCTCGATGAGGGCGAAGATTTGCTGGGGCTGCACGTCGCCCGCGATGACGAGCGTGGCGTTGTTGGGGGCGTAGTACGTCTTGAAGTACCGCTGGAGGTCCTCGATGCGCCAGGACTCGATGTCCGAGGGCCAGCCAATGACAGGAATCTGGTACGGGTGCGCGACGAACGCGGTGGCCTGCACCTGCTCCATCAGCGAGCCCGTGTTGTCATTGTCCACGGACGAGCGGCGCTCGGAGTAGACGACGCCGCGCTCGGACTCGATGACCTGCGGATCAAACGCGAGGTTCTGCAGCCGGTCCGCCTCCAGGTCGAGGATGACGGGCAGCGCCGAGACCGGGAACCAGTCCTGATAGACAGTCACATCCTCGGAGGTGAAGGCGTTGTTGGCGCCGCCGTTGGCCTCCATGACGCGGTCGAACTCACCCGGGCCGTACTTCTTCGCGCCGTTGAACATCATGTGCTCGAAGAAGTGA
Encoded proteins:
- a CDS encoding peptidase M4 produces the protein MAHRVLKTFGAAWLGVSLAACGAADQTGGGNETPAPQSPSQEKVAGQDIQSTLEALGGAQVLGVHPDGIPDTIRGELGRVERTLSVLSVGQAAAPVVSMVAPAFRLRAQDMVFRKSHTDAQGNQHLRYQQTKDGLEVIGGDLIVHVRADGTVYMANGSARDGEKVSSQPRVASSGASAAALRSTVGSGLSVKGEPRLVYVRSEAGKLNLAWEVKVVGQGDGMPLRDRVYVSALDSSTLMRVPEIHTALNRQVYSAGNKVVQPGTLKRSEGQAATGDAVVDANYDMLGYTYDCYKQNFNRDSYDALGHTFISTVHYDSGYVNA
- a CDS encoding insulinase family protein — protein: MFRQPLLWSACLSLLAAPAASAQSGRVAPRPSSASATPKLGAGVEARTFKNGLKVIVWPHHDIPNVALNNWFRVGSRNERPGITGLSHFFEHMMFNGAKKYGPGEFDRVMEANGGANNAFTSEDVTVYQDWFPVSALPVILDLEADRLQNLAFDPQVIESERGVVYSERRSSVDNDNTGSLMEQVQATAFVAHPYQIPVIGWPSDIESWRIEDLQRYFKTYYAPNNATLVIAGDVQPQQIFALIEKTLEPIPAQPAPEPVRTKEPEQQGERRVVVKKFAQSPLLQLAYHGLAAKDADSEALDLLVRILSDGDSSRLHRRLVEEERAAIRVRGSFSGGFDPSLVWLLVDVPPGGDLAKAEALATEELARVAREGVTDAELRKARNIALATFWRGLETNDGRARELGATETFRGDYRQLFDAPARYEKVTREQVKKVAARIFDSQRRTVGWLVPTDTQEASTPAAKDAAR
- a CDS encoding fibronectin type III domain-containing protein; translation: MSLRRLSWGMVSLCAAWLGCAEGDPGLENGPAGGEATLNADGNPAQVEGVPLLPGCGEMDAGVPEGGTVLVTRTTRFHTAVGVALRQETVAPESVELLIPDGVGFTRMTGTAVEGGGVRFTGVPSGAHYLRTGSLYLLGDATHVDLGVNRVGRSDAVYSAFSDSPAQVNLVNMEPWQDYRSINAPGTSVQLTSGDVDLYAPSDFGMDTPVAGQTFVLSRDGHIYSNTGYTLPVFDADKGDRLYVNQLNTLDAGTMPDGGPLAYTSVVSSVRMGTFSFAPDGTTPMPVTGVMQAVPQNDFSVEWRLPAFTQWTSAVNPQATASIPLLSVYPVAHGLQDGWVGYTGELMTLTMPRGASWDVARRLSYGNPYPSSWGVLGSATYSFRASTPVTTDSGLVYFPSGSLGVIDTLDNLIAGPVVPRISPPRELTIDGVNAYVPRAVGATSPVFAWQSPVMGTPTAYRASFYKLSGMDYPQVRLRIIVPGSATQFRVPPNTLEPGSTYYVRLIADGSPHYEPWRAPNTSGELLPIFTADTFSATFTTP
- a CDS encoding DUF1615 family protein, which codes for MTATRRIRSARGTWMSLLGLLCTLAACAHRQEVTLPSVPPPPLLTASQVAGLIPGTVKDREGWATDVLAALEQEAIPPSPPAVCSVLAIIEQESGFQADPAVPGLARLVRQRLDAEAGRLGPLGKRLLSEVLAAKAPGQTRSFDARLGALRTERDLDRLFRDMLAYGEQTYPKTFAAADLASSLLRAQKLEDLNPITTAGSMQVSVQYALEKAGEDADPVAVRESLYTRAGGVRYGTARLLGFDAAYPEPLFRFADYNAGFYASRNAALQSQVSQLTGLGLATDGDLQLYDKQGEPRDEDSQSLRALLVFRQRFAPDLSERQVRRDVRAEKTLDLESTDTWRAVKRAAARRTGETPAYAQLPEVTLKSPKLRSERTTAWFARSVDTRYQKCLTRYHAQERAGTP
- a CDS encoding insulinase family protein — protein: MNPSTCLKPVLAALLLGSLPTWAMAPAASAPATSAPAARSGVKLPQATIVTLKNGAKLILVERRELPLVSFSAWLKGGAITDPAGKEGLSALTAELLQKGAGARDARQFAEAMEGVGGQMEVVAGREAVILSGEFLARDTGLMVELLSDLLTRPRFDAKELEKTRERMVSEIASNKDGDLRNVVGTYFNAFHFAGHPYGNPVGGSEASLAALTREDVQGWAKAHLGGDRLVLSVVGDFDARALAAKLEAALGGWARAGQPAPTVAATAPTKGRRVLLVDKPDATQTYFWIGNTGISRTDADRVALELGNTVLGGRFTSLLNSELRVKTGLTYGARSISFPGTQPGPLVISSYTKTETTGRAIDLALDILARYRQTGMDDATLASAQAYVLGQFPPKLEMGLAVATKLAELSFYGLDHDDVDGFAAAISASTRDGVRTVLQRVLPAPENLTFVLVGKAADIRELARKYGPVTEMKLADKRFAPAPAR